The following coding sequences lie in one Lolium perenne isolate Kyuss_39 chromosome 2, Kyuss_2.0, whole genome shotgun sequence genomic window:
- the LOC127333656 gene encoding uncharacterized protein, with protein sequence MVRFGSEDRAMGAIDRHGIHEVGGPLLVGGVNLLNTRTGLFYDQELRHVLTDEHRFRAYLEFREQAFKIAVTELMSGAKSPADLFLSIADDSDTFNSELVEYILMRYTRHDGTSSILQPSVTGDDGHNGTEVDNTSIRHYLPNDIIRQIENNQKLLCQQLSSIQRYFAYRKFLLKLDFIQSNSDPETVLKRLKSSTICPGLPDHELRRCLEGHINFLKEYEDKKLDPAASISEYENIALKKIHSELSSELQEHLDRYDWMLMEQYYDRMKLRSLARECATQAQMTGHVLVAEGLPIKAHLKKYMLSANPEVKKLPSFKQAAKRSFDSYMGRIKEKFRSRAPLGRPIVKLALTGSGRDKSFYVVGHAAGASEPLDRGRGRWFICLLLFVLMLGSIRGKGF encoded by the exons ATGGTTCGCTTTGGATCGGAGGATCGTGCAATGG GAGCGATCGATCGTCACGGAATACATGAGGTTGGCGGGCCTCTTCTTGTTGGGGGGGTTAATTTGCTCAACACGCGGACTGGCCTCTTCTATGATCAAGAGCTTCGCCACGTCCTCACCGATGAGCATCGGTTTCGAGCTTATCTGGAGTTTCGCGAGCAGGCCTTCAAAATCGCCGTGACTGAACTGATGTCTGGTGCCAAATCACCT GCTGATTTGTTTCTCTCGATTGCCGATGATAGTGATACCTTCAATAGCGAGCTTGTCGAGTACATCTTGATGCGCTACACGAGGCATGATGGAACCTCCTCCATCTTGCAGCCATCTGTCACTGGGGATGATGGACATAATGGAACTGAGGTTGACAACACCTCGATAAGGCATTACTTGCCTAATGATATAATCAGACAAATCGAGAAT AACCAAAAGTTGCTTTGTCAACAATTGTCGTCTATTCAGAGATACTTTGCATACCGGAAATTTCTTCTGAAGCTTGACTTTATTCAG TCGAATAGTGATCCTGAAACTGTTCTAAAAAGGCTTAAATCTTCAACTATATGCCCGGGGCTTCCAGATCATGAGCTAAGGCGTTGCTTAGAG GGCCATATTAATTTTTTGAAAGAATACGAGGATAAGAAATTGGACCCTGCGGCCAGCATATCTGAG TATGAAAACATAGCTTTGAAGAAGATCCATTCAGAGTTGAGTTCAGAATTACAGGAGCATCTGGATCGCTATGATTGG ATGCTTATGGAGCAGTACTATGACCGTATGAAATTAAGGAGTCTTGCAAGAGAATGTGCTACTCAAGCGCAAATGACTGGACATGTTCTTGTCGCAGAG ggtctaccaataaaagcacatctcaagaaatatatgCTTTCCGCAAATCCAGAAGTTAAGAAGCTGCCTTCATTTAAACAAGCAGCGAAGCGGTCATTTGACAGCTACATGGGTCGAATAAAAGAGAAGTTCAGAAGCAGGGCTCCTCTTGGCAGGCCTATCGTTAAGTTGGCTCTCACCGGTTCGGGAAGGGATAAAAGCTTTTATGTTGTTGGGCACGCTGCAGGCGCCTCGGAACCCCTGGATAGGGGCAGGGGTCGATGGTTTATTTGTTTGTTGTTGTTTGTCTTGATGCTAGGGTCTATTAGAGGAAAGGGTTTCTGA
- the LOC139836041 gene encoding uncharacterized protein isoform X1 — MSKNLSLERPWKKANNRLLLHVLLLPASTTSVKIAVTFMDDGNNEERKYDPQCGMTKDEFEWRCAQVDRVSQRMPQAFEKLDFQLQVMRRHFLDDPDALNTWDEYENDVRYAYRHNLLQTLSSPLSIPNSDLYEQLMKRKAQSKTFVGKISGGLDKFKEAATRNKRLVGAGVIFAGAAAVFALGLAVGHATLREVKQQTNEA; from the exons ATGTCCAAGAATCTTTCATTAGAGCGTCCGTGGAAAAAAG CCAATAATAGACTATTGCTCCATGTGTTGCTTCTGCCTGCATCCACAACTTCTGTAAAGATTGCTGTCACTTTCATGG ATGACGGCAACAATGAAGAACGG AAGTATGACCCCCAGTGTGGCATGACGAAAGACGAGTTCGAATGGCGATGTGCTCAGGTTGACAGGGTAAGCCAGCGTATGCCCCAGGCGTTTGAGAAGTTGGATTTCCAGTTGCAGGTTATGCGTCGTCACTTCCTGGATGATCCTGATGCCCTAAACACTTGGGATGAGTATGAAAACGATGTCCGTTATGCATATAGGCATAACCTCTTGCAGACCCTGTCGTCACCATTGTCAATCCCG AACTCTGATTTGTACGAGCAGCTAATGAAGAGAAAGGCGCAGTCCAAGACCTTTGTCGGCAAGATATCTGGAGGATTAGACAAGTTCAAAGAGGCAGCAACAAGGAACAAGAGGTTGGTTGGGGCTGGGGTAATATTTGCCGGTGCTGCTGCTGTATTTGCTCTTGGACTTGCTGTTGGACACGCTACACTACGTGAAGTCAAACAGCAGACAAATGAAGCCTAG
- the LOC139836041 gene encoding uncharacterized protein isoform X2, with amino-acid sequence MSKNLSLERPWKKDDGNNEERKYDPQCGMTKDEFEWRCAQVDRVSQRMPQAFEKLDFQLQVMRRHFLDDPDALNTWDEYENDVRYAYRHNLLQTLSSPLSIPNSDLYEQLMKRKAQSKTFVGKISGGLDKFKEAATRNKRLVGAGVIFAGAAAVFALGLAVGHATLREVKQQTNEA; translated from the exons ATGTCCAAGAATCTTTCATTAGAGCGTCCGTGGAAAAAAG ATGACGGCAACAATGAAGAACGG AAGTATGACCCCCAGTGTGGCATGACGAAAGACGAGTTCGAATGGCGATGTGCTCAGGTTGACAGGGTAAGCCAGCGTATGCCCCAGGCGTTTGAGAAGTTGGATTTCCAGTTGCAGGTTATGCGTCGTCACTTCCTGGATGATCCTGATGCCCTAAACACTTGGGATGAGTATGAAAACGATGTCCGTTATGCATATAGGCATAACCTCTTGCAGACCCTGTCGTCACCATTGTCAATCCCG AACTCTGATTTGTACGAGCAGCTAATGAAGAGAAAGGCGCAGTCCAAGACCTTTGTCGGCAAGATATCTGGAGGATTAGACAAGTTCAAAGAGGCAGCAACAAGGAACAAGAGGTTGGTTGGGGCTGGGGTAATATTTGCCGGTGCTGCTGCTGTATTTGCTCTTGGACTTGCTGTTGGACACGCTACACTACGTGAAGTCAAACAGCAGACAAATGAAGCCTAG